The Cottoperca gobio chromosome 5, fCotGob3.1, whole genome shotgun sequence region tttccaCATTACTACGAATGCTTGctttttatattaatgtttgtAGTAGTGAAAGAAGTAGCAtagaaacaatcagaaaataTTAACATACAATTGTATATTTTCGCTTTGTTTTAGGTATTTCCAGATTCAAAGAAAAGCCTGGAGAGTTGCTCTTCTCTAGGACTGAAGCTGGGTGTGGTATCAAACTTTGATAGCCGCCTTGAAGACATTTTACGTGTTTGTGGCCTCCTCTCTCACTTCAGCTTTTTGATAACGTCAGAGGAAGCAGGTATAGCAAAGCCGAGTCCAGCCATCTTTGATCAGGCACTGCAGAGATGTGGAGTACCAGCTGCTAGTGTAGCTCACATCGGGGACCACTACGTGAACGATTACCTCGCCTCTCGCTCTGTGGGCATCCACGGGTTCCTGTTAGACAGACACAACAAGCACAACAAACCTGACGTTCCAAGAGAGCATCGGCTCAGCTccctggaggagctgcagtcACGGCTTTAGCAGCACATTGTCTAATGCCAAACAGTCATGGGCTCAAGTGCAAAGCTACTCAGTCTAAGTGTGGTTCAGTTAAGGAACTCATTTATAGGATGGAGCCATGCAGACCTGAGTGAGCTCTACCACTTTAGAGCTAAAATTAAATGCTCCTGAcagaaatgataataatagaGGGGGGGGTGATCATGGGTTGTAATATAAAAACGGTATGTACACTGTGTAATTATCATGcacttttactgtaaataaactgggaggaataaatatataaataataataaagagtatCTTAGAAAACTGCCccattgtcttttttttcatctgatGGAAACATTAAAGGGTTTTTGAGAGAGTTGGTATTCAAAAACGCTTATCAGGcttaaactaaaacattttccagcactaataaaaagatttgtaaaaaaaaggtAGACGGCTGCGTTGACTTTGGACTTGagaaaacacagtggaccaacaccagtcGATGACATGGCTCCCAAATCATCACTGactgtggaaacttcacactggacttcaagcaacttggattcaTGTGCCTCTCCGCTCTTCCTCCAGACTCGGGGAccttgatttccaaatgaaatacaaaatgtactttcatctgaaaagaggactttggaccactgagCAATAGAccggttcttcttctccttagcCCAGGTGAGACGCTTCTGAcgttgtctctggttcaggagtggcttGACACGAGGAATGCGACAGTTGTAGCCCACGTCCTGGAAACGTCTGTGCGTGGTGGCTCTTGATGCACTGACTCCAGCCTCAATCcttgtgaagctcccccaaatgtTTGAATGGCCTCTTCTTGACGAACCTCTCAAGGCTGCGgttatccctgttgcttgtgcaccttttccgaccacactttttccttccaCTCAACTTTCTATGGACatgtttggatacagcactctgggaaGAGCCAGCTTCTTTATTAATGTGCTTTTGAGGCTTCACCTCCTTGAGagtgtcaatgactgtcttctggacaactgtcaagtcagcagtcttccccatgatTGTGAAGCCTGCTGAACCAGATTGAGACCATTTAACGGCTCAGGAAATGTTGAATTGAATCAgtgaaataaactaacttttctacgatattctaatttattgagatgtacctgtCTTGGTGTTGGGCCACCATCTCTGGAGGAACACATTTCTTCCAACAGATATTTCCTCATCTGGTGTTCAGTGTCAGTGGAAAGCACTAACACGTCTGAATGGGTTGAGATTTGTTGGCTGCTAAGGTCATAGCATATGATTCTCTTCATTTTCACACTCGTCAATCATTCAGTGACCCCTGGTGCCACATGGATGGAGGTGAAAAGAAGCCACTCCCACTaggatttttttaaattcttatttATCTTGGTATGATCTTGACTCTTACTTGTTCTTCTCCTGTGTTTCATTCTCACTGCTGTCGCTGCCAACACACCTGAATCTCCCTACGGTGATAATAAAGGTATATCTAATCTTAAACGGTCAATACTGGCCCTAAAGGTTCCTTCCTAATGTGATTCAAATGTAAGCTATTGGGGCAAAAAATGAAATTCCTCTCTACTGCAGCTCAGCAAGTACACTGTCCAGGGAAAACAGAGTTTAGACACAAACATGTTGCAAATCTGGACAATACCAATTTGATTTGTCAAACGCAGACGGCTGAAGTCTCATATAAAGTCTAGACTGCATTTTTACAATTGTAATCGCATCAGGAAGACATCTTTTCACAGCCTCCAATAACTCTCATGCTGTACGTATGGACATGCGAGTAATGTAAGATATACCTATCCtttaaaagggacagttcaccccaaagtcaaaaatacacattttctctcttacctgtagtgctttTTATTAATATAGATTGTTTTCATGCGAGTTgtcgagtgttggagatatcgtcCGTAGAGAATATAATGGCACTCAAAGCactaaaaatgtacatttaaaaaaactcaacaataatgtctctttccagataATCATGACCCAGTTaatcaagataatccacagaattagttgtgagcagtttcatgtaggaactattttctttctaccgtatCACTACGCAGAAAGAAAGCGTGCAGCTACTCATGGACAAGAGGCTCGCCTTAGACTCCTGAGCTCATCTGAACTAGATAACGCTACGAGCCTTCAGCCCACGAGTTGTTTCCTTCAGTGCGGTGatacggtagaaagaaaatagttcctacatgaaactgctcacagcaaggtctgtggattatcttgagtaaccgggtcatgagtTCCGGAAAGAAAAGAGTTgagttacatttttcaaatgatttattttggagCTTTAAGCACCACAATCCAATATTTTCAAAACTCAACAAAttgcaccaaaacaatctagattgataaatggTACTACAGGCAAGAGGAGAAATATGACTTGGGGCTGAACTTTCCCTTTAAGATAGATTAAATGTGAGGGTGAGGATGGAATGGGAGAATGGACTCCGAAACTCTGTAAAGATATGCaaactttaatctttaatcaaCTTACAAACATGAGTTAAAATATCATATCACATTCATGCTGTATAAAATGAAGAAATTTGAGCTGCACTCGAGGATCAGCTTCTAGTGTAAAATGACCTTTTCATGTgctttgggtgaactgaccctttaactGAAGCTCTGGGATTGTATCATTCCTAATGATTTGTTTCTGTGCTTAGCAGCGAGGAGGCAGGGTTAACCCTAATACCTTTGTAAATACTCCATTTCAAACCATCTGGTCAGAGGCAGATACTGGTTATGTTGGGCTGAGGATCAAAAGGGCCAGAGGAGGAAAAGACCCGCATGGCATTGCAATTCAAAGCAGAGCTCCAGCCTCTTATGGGGAATCGGGATTGACACGTGTCCAAATCAGATTTAAAGAGTTCAAGAGAATTCCCCGATGTCGACACAACATCCTTCTGGGAAGTCACGACATGCGAACTGACACAAGTCTCGATTTACTTTATCTTTGCCCTTTCTTTTCCAGTGGATTTCATTTGTTTCCTCTTGCGCTCCTTTGTATGTTAAAGGGTATTGTGCATCTTTAGGGAAGCGCCCACAAGAGCTGCTTAATTCAAAGCTTATTTAGTAGCTCAGCCAGACGGCTCTAAAGGGCTCCACTGAAATCCAATTGCAGACATAATGGGATTGTAAAACAAAACGAAGCTCCTCATGCGGAGAGCGAAagggaagagcagaggagatgcAGCACGTTAAGAGGGAAGATGTCAACccaatgacaaaacaaaacaggatgtATGTGGTGCAGTCTTGCACATCGAATAAAGGCTttaacacaaaaagacaaataaataaactgaatggCAATATAGAAGAGGGCTGAAACATTTCCTTCAGCTATGAAAAGCACTCAAGAGTTCGGCTCTTTGTTCAATTGTGCCCGGGGTTCAGGGATTCATGTTGCCATTTCTGTGTCTTGAAATATTCAGtggaagagaaaaataaagaagcagagggacagagaaTCGGGGGAatttgaagagagagagagagaaaaaaatgaaagagctTCAGAAGTGAAAAGAAGGTCACGCGATGGATCAGCTTACTGACTCGAAAGATGGAGCAGCAGTTAATaagcacataaataaataaaaaaaatattcacacatacacacttgcaGTTTTAATTCTTCATTGGAAAGCAAAAGCAGATAATAGAGGCTTTCCAAttgcaaaaacataaatctgAACAAGTAAAGGGTTAATGCATAAGATCACTTTTCAGATGAATTTATACTGACaccatatatatgtatatttacacattgaaTATTTCggtcttttttatatttacacaaacacatattctGAATGTAAATATCATcgcaaaatgtaaacaaagacaaGTGTAACATCCCCTCTTTTTATTTGGCATATAAATACcatcacattcattttaaagttgttttttcttctcacacAAACGCGTACACACTTTTGTATTCTCtcactgattattattattccagttttttaaagaaaatcttaaatattttgttttaaattaaccTTCAGAGGCGCTTTCTCTCTTTATAAGCATTTAAATTCAAAGCAGACGCAATGCTATAACACGCCActcttgaaataaaaaaagtgttttgtgttctttaaaAGATTTAAGAGCGTGCATGCTTTAGGTGGATGTGTACAAACTGCATGCCTCTTCCCTTCAGTGCTCATTCAGGCAAAGTTAGAAAGTGTATTTGGCATCTCTCATTATGTGGCCACTTTTTCAAGTGACTACATTGTACAGTAAGAGCAGTTCTTTATGAACATTGAGCAAGCTTGCAGAAAAGTGCAACAATACAATAGGACGGTGGTGCAGTTATAGcttgcaaattaaaaaacaccTCTGATGCATGAACACGTTCAAGTACAGCtcaggaataaaaaataaaacaaatatttcagcTTCAGTAGCAATGCTGGAGTCATCAAATCATTGAAACAATTTTCAGTTCTGTATAATTACCGATTGAAGTCCAGGGTTTTTAATCCACTAGCAGTCAGTCCATATGACAATTCCTACTCCTGTCAGGTGAAGTGAGTTCcttctttaaaaacagacacTAAAACTTTAAAGCATCAGTTTTCCCCCACCTTCATTTCTTATAAATGTGCTTGTAGAGTTCTGATGAAAAGTGCTCAAAgttattaaaagacaaaaataggAATTGGTGGTTTTCTGACTGAAATTAATTATTGTTGTCCCGCAGCCCAAAATAAACACCATTCCTATgaaacatccacacaggatgATTAATGGCCTCATAGATCATTCCTGTGTCCTCTAGGCCATGAACTGTAATCTGGACACTCGGAGCTCTTCTTATGTAGGCGGCAGCTTCACCCTGAGAGCTTCAAACAGGCTGTTGCAGTGCTTGCGTGTAATTCCACAGATTCAAAGAGTGAAGTAAACACGTTCCTAAGGTGCTGCAGGTCAAAAGGCCCAGtcagtgggaaaaaaaaaatgtcatggaACGGTTATCCTCCCACATCCAGCAGGCCTACCTTAGCCACGTTGACGATAATGCTTCTTCGCCTCTGGCCAGGTCTTTGGATGCAATCCTGAGGATTTGTGGGCCCGAGAGATGAGGAAAACTAAACACGCCATGATGCAAACAGCTCACATTCCAGCAAGATGTCTTCTCAAACCActgaaaggaaaataataaacGGCAATGTTTTGAGTTTCTCGTAAGGATCccaagactttttaaggataAGGCTGACGGTATTTGAATTCCTATTAACAAATCTCATCTGTCAATCCAAAGCCTGATACAGCCGGTTCTTCTGGGCCATAGAGCTCAATCTTTTgaccaacaataataaaaaaacagtggTGTACAAAGTACGcaaatcttttacttaagtaaaagtagtaataccccagtgtagaaatactcttttacaagtataaataatattagcatcaaaacatacttaaaaagtaccaaaagtaaaagtactcattttgcacgatggcccatttcagaatattataatgtgaaatattattgtaatataattattGAATAAATTACGTGTTCGCCACTTAAattttgcagctggtaaaataGGAGCTTATTTTTTagaccaaatgtggattaatccgcagctgaaaat contains the following coding sequences:
- the hdhd3 gene encoding haloacid dehalogenase-like hydrolase domain-containing protein 3, which translates into the protein MRAPLRWVLWDVKDTLLKVRASVGEQYCKEAERVGLNLSAVEVEAAFRQAFRHHSSRYPNYGISQGLDGRTWWMGVVRDTFSQCRVQDPSLLNTLSHNLYHNFCNAENWEVFPDSKKSLESCSSLGLKLGVVSNFDSRLEDILRVCGLLSHFSFLITSEEAGIAKPSPAIFDQALQRCGVPAASVAHIGDHYVNDYLASRSVGIHGFLLDRHNKHNKPDVPREHRLSSLEELQSRL